One Weissella coleopterorum DNA segment encodes these proteins:
- a CDS encoding D-alanine--D-alanine ligase family protein: MTEKLNVAMLFGGNSSEHDVSKRSAHNIYDAMDKEKYNVTIFLISKAGYIMNPEDSWRVFEGADEDPIVAAAMQNLDVKNPLAPIINLGQIDQIDLFYPVVHGNLGEDGTLQALFRLLQKPYIGAGTAASAISFDKDLTKRILDQAGVRNTKYVLLTDQNSQDYSYEKLVNELGTKVLFVKAAKQGSSVGIARVTNEKEYQRGLQEAFQYDYKVLVEAGLTRPREVFISVLGNEKPRVSKIGGIILPENDEWYDYNNKFVDASGMVFELPAELPETTVTEIQQMALKAYKALGLVGLTRMDFMLDEDGTPYLGEPNTLPGFTNISLYPQMWQVSGISYSELIDEIINYGLAEFERNAALSYDFVSLGEERVGEKKYNADVKE; this comes from the coding sequence ATGACTGAAAAATTAAATGTGGCGATGTTATTTGGTGGTAATTCATCAGAGCATGATGTTTCAAAGCGTTCTGCACATAATATCTATGATGCAATGGATAAGGAAAAATACAATGTAACGATCTTTTTGATTTCAAAGGCGGGCTACATCATGAATCCAGAGGATTCATGGCGAGTCTTTGAAGGTGCGGACGAGGATCCAATCGTGGCTGCAGCCATGCAAAATCTGGATGTTAAAAACCCATTGGCACCCATTATTAACTTGGGTCAAATTGACCAAATTGATCTTTTCTATCCCGTTGTGCATGGTAATTTAGGTGAAGATGGAACGCTACAAGCGCTATTCCGACTACTACAAAAGCCTTACATCGGAGCGGGAACCGCTGCATCGGCCATATCATTTGATAAAGATTTGACTAAGCGTATTTTAGATCAAGCTGGAGTGCGAAACACCAAGTATGTTTTGCTGACAGATCAAAATAGCCAAGACTACTCGTATGAAAAACTAGTGAACGAGCTTGGAACGAAGGTGCTTTTTGTTAAGGCCGCTAAACAAGGTTCTTCAGTTGGAATTGCACGAGTAACCAATGAGAAAGAATATCAACGGGGGCTTCAAGAAGCTTTCCAGTATGATTATAAAGTCCTTGTGGAAGCTGGATTGACACGACCTCGTGAAGTGTTTATTTCAGTATTAGGAAATGAAAAGCCTCGTGTTTCAAAAATTGGGGGAATCATTTTGCCAGAAAATGACGAATGGTATGACTATAATAATAAATTCGTCGATGCATCTGGAATGGTCTTTGAATTACCTGCTGAATTACCTGAGACAACTGTCACAGAGATTCAACAAATGGCCTTGAAGGCATATAAAGCGTTGGGATTAGTAGGCTTAACACGGATGGACTTTATGTTGGATGAAGATGGAACGCCATATTTGGGTGAACCTAATACGTTACCAGGCTTTACGAATATTTCACTTTATCCGCAAATGTGGCAAGTCTCAGGAATTAGCTATTCAGAATTAATTGATGAAATTATTAATTATGGTTTGGCTGAATTTGAACGGAATGCAGCCTTATCTTATGACTTCGTGTCATTAGGTGAGGAACGTGTTGGTGAGAAAAAGTATAATGCTGATGTGAAAGAGTAA
- the whiA gene encoding DNA-binding protein WhiA — protein MSFASDVKKELTMLEITKAPNAKAELSALLRMNGALGLSNMQWTLNVQTENAATARRILTLLQQFYDVEAEISVRRQMKLKKNNVYIVRINQNVNELLNDLHIFESGEITATVSNAWLADEGMIRSYLRGAFLAAGSVNNPETSRYHLEIYSLYIEQAEQLAQLIDQFGMKPKVVERRSGYIVYLKESEKIVDLLNLMGATVAMLKFEDIRIMRDMRNSVNRLVNAENANIDKTVSASQKQVQDIEFLDEEIGLDRLPIKLREIAEIRLAHRDDPLSELGQYVHSGKITKSGVNHRLRKISELAESLRGGGQLPKTIK, from the coding sequence ATGTCGTTTGCCAGTGATGTCAAAAAAGAACTAACGATGTTAGAAATTACGAAGGCCCCCAATGCCAAAGCTGAATTATCAGCCTTGTTGCGAATGAATGGGGCTTTAGGCTTAAGTAATATGCAATGGACTTTGAATGTTCAGACAGAAAATGCGGCAACCGCGCGCCGGATATTAACGTTATTGCAGCAATTTTATGATGTGGAAGCTGAAATATCAGTCCGTCGGCAGATGAAATTAAAAAAGAATAATGTCTATATTGTCCGAATTAATCAAAATGTGAATGAGCTATTAAATGACTTACATATTTTTGAATCTGGTGAAATTACGGCAACGGTCTCCAATGCTTGGTTAGCAGATGAAGGAATGATTCGTTCATATTTACGGGGTGCTTTTCTTGCAGCTGGATCGGTGAACAATCCTGAAACGTCCCGCTATCATTTAGAAATCTACTCGCTTTATATCGAGCAGGCGGAGCAACTGGCTCAGTTAATTGATCAATTTGGTATGAAACCCAAGGTTGTTGAACGACGTTCAGGCTACATTGTTTATTTAAAAGAGTCCGAAAAAATTGTGGATCTTTTAAATTTAATGGGAGCGACAGTGGCAATGCTTAAATTCGAAGATATTCGCATTATGCGAGATATGCGAAATTCAGTCAATCGTTTGGTTAATGCTGAAAATGCAAATATTGATAAAACCGTCAGTGCGAGTCAAAAACAAGTTCAAGATATTGAATTTTTGGATGAAGAAATTGGCTTGGATCGCTTACCAATTAAATTAAGGGAGATTGCCGAGATTCGGTTAGCTCATCGTGATGACCCTTTGTCTGAGTTGGGTCAATATGTACATTCTGGTAAAATTACTAAGTCGGGAGTGAATCATCGCTTACGTAAAATTTCAGAATTAGCTGAAAGTTTGCGTGGGGGCGGGCAATTACCAAAAACGATTAAGTGA
- a CDS encoding universal stress protein: protein MSGLNFDVEPNQFKTILVGVDESEQGYFALINAVHQAREDNSKLVIATVLEMGDLSTLEAMSLSAVKEKRGEYEANLERYRDYAQSKGVKDIEVVFEDGAKAGDILVHEIAPKVQADLIVVGAHSHEGFWDSLGSQAAYVARHARVSTLVARQLYRH, encoded by the coding sequence ATGAGTGGATTAAATTTTGATGTTGAACCTAACCAATTTAAGACAATTTTAGTTGGGGTTGATGAATCCGAACAAGGATACTTTGCTTTGATCAATGCAGTTCATCAGGCTCGTGAAGATAATTCGAAATTAGTTATTGCAACGGTTTTGGAAATGGGTGATCTTTCAACGTTAGAGGCAATGTCATTATCAGCGGTAAAAGAAAAACGTGGTGAATATGAAGCTAACTTAGAACGTTATCGTGACTATGCCCAGTCAAAAGGAGTCAAAGATATTGAAGTGGTCTTTGAAGATGGTGCCAAAGCGGGTGACATTTTAGTCCACGAAATCGCACCTAAGGTTCAAGCCGACTTAATTGTTGTTGGTGCTCATTCACATGAAGGCTTCTGGGATTCATTAGGATCACAAGCGGCTTATGTGGCACGACATGCTCGCGTATCAACTTTAGTGGCGCGTCAATTATACCGGCATTAA
- the uvrA gene encoding excinuclease ABC subunit UvrA, giving the protein MANDWITIHGARTHNLKNVDVKMPRDQFVVVTGLSGSGKSSLAFDTLYAEGQRRYVESLSAYARQFLGQADKPDVDSIDGLSPAISIDQKTTSKNPRSTVGTVTEINDYYRLLYARVGKPDQPADGTIIKPSIDQMLNYVTENLPEGSKLQILSPIVQHKRGSHATAFERIKKEGYIRVMVDGELHDLSDDLQLDKNKYHDVAIVVDRIVLRDAARARLFESFEAAMTMAEGVVAVAVVDGPTLQFSDHYTGVLKNFGVGKLSPALFSFNAPMGACEVCGGLGVKVEVDLDLVVPDPTLTLEEGAIAAWNPISSKYYPEMLRQFAEQFDIPMDLAFQELSNEQKDLILYGAGDKTFHFHYQNDFGGVRDIDSEFEGVINNINRRYQESNSDFTREVMQGYMTALPCSTCHGYRLNAGALSVKIGEKHIGQVSEMSIEDELDFFENLQFSEQDAEVARPITKEIRDRLSFLKNVGLEYLTLSRSARTLSGGEAQRIRLATQIGSNLSGVMYVLDEPSIGLHQRDNNRLIASLQKMRDLGNTLIVVEHDEDTMLAADYLIDVGPGAGEHGGEIMAYGTPDEVRNNPRSLTGQYLRGEKFIPVPQERRTGNGQFLKVQGASENNLKNINVEIPLGEFVVVTGVSGSGKSSLVNSVIKKALKREINRNTEKPGAYKEMTGWEQLDKIVDIDQSPIGRTPRSNPATYTGVFDDIRDLFAQTNEAKIRGYKKGRFSFNTKGGRCEACKGDGVLKIEMNFLPDVYVKCEVCGGTRFNSETLEVTYRGLNIAQVLDLTAEQALDFFNAIPKIRRKLQTIVDVGLGYVQLGQAATTLSGGEAQRMKLASELQRRSTGKTIYILDEPTTGLHVDDISRLLEVLQRLVDSGNTVLVIEHNLDVIKTADWLIDLGPEGGQGGGKILVAGPPEKIARTKKSYTGKYLGPLMKRDIERAKKKIQA; this is encoded by the coding sequence ATGGCAAATGATTGGATCACGATTCATGGGGCACGGACACATAATCTGAAAAATGTTGATGTTAAGATGCCACGCGATCAGTTTGTAGTAGTTACAGGTTTATCTGGTTCAGGAAAAAGTTCGCTGGCTTTTGATACCTTATATGCAGAAGGACAAAGGCGCTACGTGGAAAGTTTATCAGCTTATGCTCGGCAATTTTTAGGTCAAGCTGATAAACCAGATGTTGATTCGATTGATGGCTTAAGCCCGGCTATCTCAATTGACCAAAAAACCACCTCTAAAAATCCCCGATCAACGGTGGGAACGGTCACAGAGATTAACGATTATTATCGACTTTTGTATGCCCGCGTTGGTAAACCGGATCAACCCGCTGATGGGACGATCATCAAGCCATCAATTGATCAGATGTTGAATTATGTCACGGAGAACTTACCAGAAGGCAGTAAGTTACAAATATTGTCACCCATTGTTCAACATAAGCGTGGTTCCCATGCAACGGCGTTTGAGCGTATTAAAAAAGAGGGTTATATTCGGGTAATGGTGGATGGAGAACTCCATGATTTGTCGGATGATTTGCAACTTGATAAGAATAAATATCACGATGTCGCGATTGTAGTCGACCGAATTGTCCTTCGTGATGCGGCCCGTGCCCGTTTATTTGAATCATTTGAGGCGGCGATGACAATGGCGGAGGGTGTTGTAGCAGTGGCGGTTGTGGATGGACCTACCTTGCAATTTTCAGATCATTATACTGGCGTATTGAAAAATTTTGGAGTGGGAAAACTTTCACCGGCCTTATTTTCGTTTAACGCCCCCATGGGAGCATGTGAAGTTTGTGGTGGTTTGGGAGTTAAAGTTGAAGTGGATCTAGATTTAGTGGTACCGGATCCTACGCTAACCCTAGAAGAGGGTGCAATCGCAGCATGGAACCCAATTTCATCGAAATATTATCCTGAAATGTTACGACAATTTGCAGAACAATTTGATATTCCGATGGATCTGGCATTTCAAGAATTATCGAATGAACAAAAAGATTTAATTTTATATGGTGCCGGAGATAAAACTTTTCATTTCCATTATCAAAATGACTTTGGTGGTGTCCGAGATATTGACTCCGAATTTGAGGGAGTGATTAATAATATTAACCGCCGCTATCAAGAATCAAATTCAGATTTCACCCGGGAAGTAATGCAAGGGTATATGACGGCTTTGCCATGTAGTACCTGTCACGGTTATCGCTTAAACGCAGGGGCTTTATCCGTTAAAATTGGAGAAAAGCATATTGGTCAAGTTTCTGAAATGTCGATTGAAGATGAATTGGATTTCTTTGAAAATTTGCAATTTAGCGAACAGGATGCAGAAGTTGCGCGACCAATTACTAAGGAAATTCGCGACCGATTGAGCTTTTTGAAAAATGTGGGCTTAGAGTATTTGACGCTATCTCGCTCAGCGCGAACCCTCTCTGGTGGGGAAGCCCAACGGATTCGATTGGCAACGCAAATTGGTTCTAATTTATCGGGAGTGATGTATGTTTTGGATGAACCTTCGATTGGATTACATCAACGTGATAACAATCGATTAATTGCATCGCTCCAAAAGATGCGTGACTTAGGAAATACGTTGATTGTTGTTGAACATGATGAAGACACGATGCTGGCCGCTGATTATTTGATTGATGTGGGACCTGGCGCTGGTGAACATGGGGGTGAAATTATGGCCTATGGGACACCAGATGAAGTTAGAAATAATCCGCGCTCTTTGACGGGGCAGTATTTACGTGGTGAAAAGTTTATTCCGGTGCCACAAGAGCGCCGAACTGGTAATGGTCAATTTTTGAAAGTTCAAGGTGCCAGTGAAAATAATTTAAAAAATATTAATGTAGAAATTCCCTTAGGTGAATTTGTTGTTGTGACAGGTGTCTCAGGTTCAGGTAAATCTTCTTTAGTTAATTCAGTTATTAAAAAGGCGTTGAAACGTGAAATTAATCGTAATACTGAAAAACCTGGTGCCTATAAAGAAATGACGGGATGGGAGCAATTAGATAAGATTGTCGATATTGACCAGAGTCCCATTGGACGAACTCCACGTTCGAACCCTGCGACCTACACGGGAGTTTTTGATGATATTCGAGACTTATTTGCCCAAACCAATGAGGCTAAGATTCGAGGCTATAAAAAGGGTCGATTCTCCTTTAATACCAAAGGAGGGCGTTGTGAGGCCTGTAAAGGAGACGGCGTTTTAAAGATTGAGATGAACTTCTTACCTGATGTTTACGTTAAATGTGAAGTTTGTGGTGGAACCCGATTTAATTCAGAAACCCTTGAAGTAACATATCGAGGATTAAACATTGCCCAAGTTTTGGATCTGACAGCGGAACAAGCTCTCGACTTCTTCAACGCTATTCCAAAAATTCGGCGGAAGTTACAAACGATTGTTGATGTTGGCTTGGGTTACGTGCAACTTGGTCAGGCGGCCACCACGTTATCTGGTGGTGAGGCGCAGCGGATGAAATTAGCTTCTGAATTACAACGACGTTCAACTGGAAAAACAATTTATATCTTAGATGAACCAACAACCGGTTTGCATGTAGATGATATTTCACGACTATTAGAAGTCTTACAACGTTTAGTTGATAGTGGCAATACTGTCTTAGTTATTGAACATAATTTGGATGTAATTAAGACGGCAGATTGGTTGATTGATCTTGGGCCAGAAGGTGGTCAAGGAGGCGGAAAAATCTTAGTAGCTGGTCCTCCAGAAAAGATTGCTCGAACGAAAAAGTCGTATACTGGTAAATATTTAGGCCCCTTGATGAAGCGCGATATTGAGCGAGCTAAGAAGAAAATTCAGGCCTAG
- the rapZ gene encoding RNase adapter RapZ gives MRKPELVVITGVSGAGKTVAMRAFEDLNYFTTDNLPAEMLPEYWRLMQKQNPVINAAVVIDLRSEKIFTDLSHVVQKMLNQNQDQAYQLKILFLDATDAELVARYKETRRHHPLSAGAGTLDDIKKERHLLDNIKSLATEVIDTSNFGPRELRKNILGQYGDRQAHSNLFKVQVMSFGFKYGAPLDADLVVDVRFLDNPYYDPKLRNHTGIDQDVYNYVWQSTGAEEFYQKELDLINWALPRYKTEGRSTLTIAFGCTGGQHRSVAFAHRMTQALQNNDWPVTEYHRDMQRRKDNGQQV, from the coding sequence GTGCGTAAACCAGAATTAGTTGTCATAACCGGTGTGTCCGGAGCTGGTAAAACCGTCGCAATGCGGGCATTTGAAGATTTAAATTACTTCACAACGGATAACCTGCCGGCAGAAATGCTACCAGAATATTGGCGGTTGATGCAAAAACAAAATCCAGTGATTAATGCAGCCGTCGTAATTGATTTGCGTTCGGAAAAAATTTTTACAGATCTAAGTCACGTTGTGCAAAAAATGTTGAACCAAAATCAAGATCAGGCCTATCAACTTAAAATTCTATTTTTGGATGCCACTGATGCAGAGTTAGTGGCCCGTTATAAAGAAACTCGACGACATCATCCACTTAGTGCAGGGGCAGGAACGCTTGATGATATTAAAAAAGAACGGCATTTGCTTGATAATATTAAAAGCTTGGCGACTGAAGTGATTGATACATCTAACTTTGGTCCACGCGAGCTCCGTAAAAATATTTTGGGACAATATGGTGACCGTCAAGCACACTCGAATTTATTTAAGGTTCAAGTAATGAGCTTTGGTTTTAAGTACGGGGCCCCGCTCGATGCTGATTTAGTTGTGGATGTTCGTTTCTTAGATAATCCGTATTATGACCCGAAATTACGGAATCATACCGGGATTGATCAAGATGTTTATAATTACGTTTGGCAATCGACGGGTGCTGAAGAATTTTATCAAAAAGAATTGGATCTAATCAATTGGGCGTTGCCACGTTATAAGACAGAAGGGCGATCAACATTGACGATTGCTTTTGGCTGTACCGGTGGACAGCATCGTTCGGTTGCTTTTGCACATCGAATGACGCAAGCTTTACAGAATAATGACTGGCCCGTGACTGAATATCATCGTGATATGCAGCGACGAAAGGACAATGGCCAACAAGTATGA
- a CDS encoding Nramp family divalent metal transporter yields the protein MVEATKKHHMIEDAGDDLSLEEVNGSVDTPMSGSFWRKLAAFSGPGALVAVGYMDPGNWVTSVGGGAQYHYLLLSIILISSLIAMLLQHMAGKLGMVKQEDLAQATRARTGKKTGIALWIMTELALMATDIAEVIGGAIALHLLFGWSMIASVLTTALDVFLLLLLMKFGFRKIEAIVMTLILTILAIFAYLVVLSQPDIVAMFKGYLPSLQTMNNGHAVGGGETRLMLSLGIIGATVMPHNLYLHSSISQTRKIDRENKTELKEAVRFMTWDSNIQLSLAFVINSLLLILGAALFFGHADQVGTFGAMYNALQDNTIAGAVASPVLSTLFAVALLASGQNSTITGTLTGEVIMQGFLHLKVPMWVRRLVTRGLALLPVIIFTVIYGGNEAKLDQLLIYSQVFLSVALPFAMAPLIYFTSSKKIMGEDFVNPKWMIVLSWLIFIILTGLNIQLVIDIIGKIIAIF from the coding sequence ATGGTCGAAGCTACGAAGAAGCATCACATGATTGAAGATGCTGGGGATGATTTGAGCTTAGAGGAGGTCAATGGTTCCGTTGATACTCCGATGTCTGGCTCGTTTTGGCGGAAGTTAGCCGCTTTCTCTGGACCTGGTGCACTGGTGGCAGTGGGCTATATGGATCCTGGAAACTGGGTGACCTCTGTTGGTGGTGGGGCGCAATATCACTACCTTTTATTGTCAATCATCCTGATTTCATCGCTAATTGCGATGTTGTTACAGCACATGGCTGGAAAGTTGGGAATGGTTAAGCAGGAAGACTTAGCACAGGCCACGCGAGCTCGAACTGGTAAGAAAACGGGAATCGCGCTGTGGATTATGACTGAGCTGGCCTTAATGGCAACCGATATTGCTGAAGTAATTGGTGGGGCGATCGCGCTACATTTGTTGTTTGGCTGGTCAATGATTGCTTCGGTTTTGACAACTGCACTAGATGTATTTTTATTGCTATTATTAATGAAGTTCGGTTTCCGCAAAATCGAAGCAATTGTCATGACCTTGATTCTAACAATTTTAGCCATTTTCGCATATTTGGTTGTATTATCACAGCCAGATATTGTGGCCATGTTTAAGGGTTATCTACCATCGCTGCAAACTATGAATAATGGGCATGCAGTTGGCGGTGGTGAGACTCGTTTGATGTTAAGTTTGGGAATTATTGGGGCCACAGTTATGCCTCACAATTTGTATTTACACTCTTCGATTTCACAAACTCGTAAAATTGATCGTGAAAATAAAACAGAATTAAAAGAAGCGGTACGCTTCATGACTTGGGATTCAAATATTCAATTATCATTAGCTTTTGTGATTAATTCATTGCTTTTGATTTTGGGAGCAGCGCTCTTCTTTGGACATGCCGATCAAGTCGGAACATTTGGAGCAATGTACAATGCGCTACAAGATAATACGATTGCTGGAGCAGTTGCTTCACCTGTCCTATCAACTTTGTTTGCGGTTGCTTTGTTAGCCTCAGGTCAGAATTCAACAATTACAGGAACACTAACTGGAGAAGTCATCATGCAAGGATTCTTGCATTTGAAAGTTCCTATGTGGGTTCGGCGTCTAGTAACGCGTGGATTGGCTTTGTTACCAGTTATCATCTTTACCGTTATTTATGGGGGAAATGAAGCTAAATTAGACCAACTTTTGATTTATTCACAAGTCTTTCTATCAGTCGCCCTGCCATTTGCGATGGCACCATTGATTTACTTTACTTCTTCAAAGAAAATTATGGGTGAAGATTTTGTTAATCCAAAGTGGATGATCGTACTATCATGGTTAATTTTCATCATTTTAACGGGATTAAATATTCAGTTGGTAATTGATATTATTGGAAAAATTATTGCTATATTCTAA
- a CDS encoding putative metal homeostasis protein encodes MTERLDLASARRKMKSPNIKTRKRALKALHDARKQTVKK; translated from the coding sequence ATGACTGAAAGATTAGATTTAGCGTCAGCACGCCGGAAGATGAAGAGTCCTAATATTAAAACACGAAAACGTGCTTTAAAAGCTTTACATGATGCAAGGAAGCAAACTGTAAAGAAATAG
- a CDS encoding gluconeogenesis factor YvcK family protein — MSDIIGKKTKKNEGKVVVIGGGTGQSVLLGGLRSYPLDLTAIITVADDGGSSGTLRDYLRMVPPGDIRNVMATLSNASNDFLHLFQYRFNSEAGFLANHTIGNIMIAALAQEHQDINAAIQSLSVMMDVQGHVYPVVNEPLTLCATFTDKTTIKGEAEITHAHKKIHKIWVEDGNGAEPKSAPEVINAILGADVIVLGPGSLYTSILPNISIPNVAAALRITPAKIVYISNIMTQKGETDDFSDSDHVRVLNQQVGANIIDTVIMNSGLVPEDYIDWQRWNEISHQVKSDPDEVRKQGAVPIMGDLIELRDEGVFHDSKKISELLYAIIKDPGMK; from the coding sequence ATGAGTGATATTATTGGTAAAAAAACCAAAAAAAATGAAGGAAAGGTCGTCGTAATTGGTGGTGGGACCGGGCAATCCGTTTTATTAGGGGGGTTACGTTCATATCCTCTTGATCTCACCGCGATTATCACAGTTGCAGATGACGGTGGATCGTCTGGGACGCTTCGGGATTATTTAAGAATGGTTCCACCAGGTGATATTCGGAATGTAATGGCGACCCTCTCAAATGCATCGAATGATTTTTTGCACCTATTTCAGTATCGTTTTAATAGTGAAGCGGGATTTTTAGCTAACCATACAATTGGTAATATTATGATTGCTGCTTTAGCTCAGGAACATCAAGATATCAATGCGGCAATTCAAAGTTTATCAGTTATGATGGATGTTCAGGGGCATGTCTATCCAGTTGTGAATGAACCCTTGACCCTGTGTGCAACCTTTACTGATAAAACGACGATTAAAGGTGAAGCAGAAATTACGCATGCTCATAAAAAAATTCATAAAATTTGGGTTGAAGATGGAAATGGTGCTGAGCCTAAATCAGCCCCAGAAGTAATTAATGCTATTTTAGGGGCAGATGTCATTGTTTTGGGACCAGGTTCTCTATATACCAGTATTCTACCAAATATTAGTATTCCAAACGTGGCCGCTGCTTTGCGAATTACTCCTGCTAAAATTGTATACATTTCAAATATAATGACCCAAAAAGGTGAAACCGATGATTTTTCAGATAGTGATCATGTCCGCGTCTTAAATCAACAAGTCGGAGCGAATATTATTGATACTGTTATCATGAATTCGGGGCTTGTTCCTGAGGACTATATTGATTGGCAACGCTGGAATGAAATTTCACATCAGGTCAAATCGGATCCTGATGAAGTTCGTAAACAAGGCGCAGTACCGATTATGGGTGATTTAATCGAATTACGAGATGAAGGAGTCTTTCATGATTCTAAAAAAATCTCAGAACTATTGTATGCTATTATTAAAGATCCAGGAATGAAATAG
- a CDS encoding DUF2785 domain-containing protein gives MVNQTSEVKLEVADLRQRVHAGELLDSLGTVVGKLLDKLETAPSTPVTQFSSKDELLLFARVDQFKQHLMEETVAELTEKDLKILLVGLKQTNPQIRDQGVFISLMQGIQQGAFSVTQEQFMIQELLQDKVLFNHINESENDGAFQRSFAIFLLALLIFSGRRKNVELLNAQQWHIMIEQIGVYIVLERDTRGYVADKGWVHAFTHLGNLLDEINVSPQVNRADKILLETLLVERIKRLNTALVMGEVERMARYMVNLAKMNDLYLQYILNQLKQWRPELMRQMQTENVVSWTRHYNQTHLLSAMLLQKDLPPLLYEYLDEGRAFLI, from the coding sequence GTGGTCAATCAAACAAGTGAAGTGAAGTTAGAAGTTGCTGATCTGCGCCAACGAGTTCATGCGGGCGAATTATTGGATTCTTTAGGGACGGTTGTTGGCAAACTATTAGATAAGTTGGAAACCGCACCTAGCACGCCAGTTACTCAATTTTCGAGCAAAGATGAATTATTACTTTTTGCCCGAGTTGATCAGTTTAAACAGCATTTGATGGAAGAAACAGTAGCAGAGTTAACCGAAAAAGATTTAAAAATATTGTTGGTCGGACTAAAGCAAACTAATCCACAGATAAGAGATCAAGGAGTCTTTATCTCGTTGATGCAAGGAATACAGCAGGGTGCGTTTAGCGTCACACAAGAACAATTTATGATTCAAGAATTATTGCAAGATAAGGTCTTATTTAATCATATTAATGAATCTGAAAATGATGGAGCTTTCCAACGTTCTTTTGCTATTTTTTTGTTGGCATTACTTATTTTCTCTGGTCGGCGTAAGAATGTTGAATTGTTAAACGCTCAGCAGTGGCACATAATGATTGAGCAAATTGGTGTTTATATTGTGCTGGAACGCGATACAAGAGGCTATGTAGCCGATAAAGGGTGGGTTCACGCGTTTACGCATTTAGGAAATTTATTGGATGAAATTAATGTGAGTCCGCAAGTGAACCGAGCGGATAAAATTTTACTAGAAACATTATTGGTGGAACGGATTAAGCGGTTGAATACGGCCTTAGTGATGGGTGAAGTAGAAAGAATGGCTCGTTATATGGTTAATCTGGCCAAAATGAACGATTTATATTTACAGTATATTTTGAACCAATTAAAACAGTGGCGCCCTGAGTTGATGCGCCAGATGCAGACAGAAAACGTAGTGAGCTGGACGCGGCACTACAATCAGACGCATCTTTTATCCGCAATGCTTTTGCAGAAAGATTTACCCCCACTGTTATATGAATATTTAGATGAAGGAAGAGCATTTTTAATTTAA